The DNA window CACGCTCGCGATGTCCGAACTGTGGGGCATGACCAATAACATCGAGGACAACAAGAAGATCCAGACCGCGCTCGAGCGTGCCGTGCAGGTGATCCTGCGCGCCCAGAGTCCGCTCGGTGGATGGCGCTATCACGCACGTCCCGATTGTGGTCAGGACACGTCGGTCACCGCGATGGTCTTCGTCTCGCTCGCCTCCGCGCGTCAGGCCGGCATCCTCGTGCCGACCGAGACGATTGATCGAGTCGTCAGCTACCTGCGCGACCAGGTTTGGAATGAGAAGAGCGGAGGATTCGGCTATCAGGGCAACGGCGGCGGCACGCTTGCCTGCACCGGTGGCGGCGCTTACGCCGCGCAGCTCTGCGGCATGCGCGACACCGAGTGGGTGCAGGCCGCCATCCGCTATCTCGAAAACAGCCCGAAGATCTTCAATCGCAAGGAGATCGGCCACTACTACTACGCCCACTACTACGCCATGCAGGCGATGGTGCAGGCCGGCGACGAGCACTACACCAAGTGGTACCCGCAGATCCGCGACTCGTTGATTTCGCTTCAGAAACCCGACGGTTCATGGAACGAGGGCACCGAAGAGAAGCCGGAGGCCTATCCCCACAAGACGCCGATGGCCATCATCATCCTCGGCACCCCGCACCGCTACATCCCGGTGTATCAGCAGTGAACGAACCCGCGTAGCGAGGGCTTCCCTGAAGAGTCCGAGGCGCCCGGGATGGAGCGAGATCGCTTGACATGCCTTGGTGAGGCAAGCATCCCCGGAAGTCCGATTATGGGTGCAGAGGAATACTCGCAGGGTTCCGAATCCGGCCCGGTCGCCGGTTTCAGCGATCTGCTGACGGGCGAGCAGGACTTCCTCCGTGCGCTCATCCGCACCATCGGTGTGCCTGCATCCGATGTGGCCGACGTCTTGCAGGACGCCAACCTGTATCTGGTCAGCCATCAGGGAAAGTACATCCCCGGGACGAACTTCCGGGCGTGGGCCGCTCAGGTCGTCCGGTTCCGCAGCCTGAACTACTTCCGCAGCCGGAAACGTCGTCCGATGGTCAACCTTTCCGAGCAGGCTCTCGACCTGATCGCCGGGGAGGTGGTGTTGCGTTTCGATGAAACCCACTCCCGTCTTCAGAAGCTCGGACAATGTCTTGCCCAATTGACGGAGGAACAGCGCCAGCTGCTGGCGGCAGTGTATGGCAAGGGCATCTCGCTCAAGGATCTCGCCCATGCAAGGAGGAGTAGCCATGCGGCCGTAAGAAAGACCGTTTCCCGCATCCGGCAGGCGCTCAAGGCCTGCATCGAATCCCGCCCGGAGGACTGAAGGAAACCGTCACACATTGCCGAATCCCGCTCTTTGTCCATGAAGCTGCCGATGGAACCCCAGCCCGACCGAGATTTTGTCGATCTCGTCCAGCGCGTCTTGAATCACGAGGCGAGCCTGGATGATATCGCGCATCTCAATGCCCGGCTGCCGCGGGATCCGGTGGCGCTCCGCTACTTTGCCGAGATGCGGATGCTCCATGGTGCGCTGGAGGATCAGTTTGGCTCGGTGGCACGGGATCTTGCCTCCATCGAAGGCCGGCTTGTGGAGTTTCCGGGGACTTCCGCCACCCCCGCGGTGGTGGAGGCAGCACCCCGACCGGCCCGCAGGATGCCGTGGCGCAAGCTGGGTGTCGCGGCTGCCGCGATGATCGCGATTTCGGTCGGCTATGTTGTCATCGAGCGCATCCTCCACCCGCCGGCATTCGAGGTGGTGGCCCGTCACGGAGCTGGGCTCGGGGCGGCACCTGAAATCGGCGCGTGGATTGATTGTGGAGATACGCTCCGTCTCCGGGACGGTGCCTTGGAGATCCGCTCGCCGGATGGCAACACGCTCACCTTCCAAGGTCCCGGTGAGCTGAGGATAGACACCGCTCAGCGACTCGATTTGATCTCCGGACGCCTTTGGGCAGAGCTTGAGGGCGAACCGGTCTTGATCCAAGTACCCCGTGGAAAGGTTACGGATCTCGGCACCACCTTCGGCATCGATCAATCGGCTCCCTCCGTCACGCGGATCGATGTCTTCGATGGTGAGGTAAGGTTCATGAAAGCGGACGATGCCACCCGTGCTGTGGACGCTGCGGAAGGCGAATGTCTGATTTCATCAGGGACCGAGTGGACACCGGAGAAAGGGAAAGCCGACGCCTCGCGCTACACGCCCGGAATCCGGCAGCCGCTCGGATTCGCCTTTGTGTCCGACCTCGCGGAGTCCGAACGCATTGAGTCGGCGCTGGCATTCGAAGTTGCATGGACTGCGACGAGTTCGGCCTACGGCAGCACCCGGTTGCACTCGTCACCGATCCGGGTGGCTTGGGTGGGATCCAGCATTTACAGCGCCGGCCCGGCGAAGTCTGACGAAGCCGCGGTCATGCACACCCACCTCTGCGGTGCCGCCTGGACGGAAGGCGGGGGAGATCTCGGTCAGGAAGCCCGCTCACTCGGACTCCCCGATCAGGGAGGAGGGATCGTCATTCAGTTCAGGAACCTGTCCGAGTGG is part of the Haloferula helveola genome and encodes:
- a CDS encoding prenyltransferase/squalene oxidase repeat-containing protein, with the translated sequence MSWPRKPLLQLLGIAATVCVCLAPSALLAQDEPAPEPAPASSEDAPELTEVADLAIEKGLQYLLATQNPNGSWTSGDGNFEIAGTSLGLMAFMVKGEFPGFGRNGAALDRAKDFLLKKAEESPTGYMGGMYEHGLFTLAMSELWGMTNNIEDNKKIQTALERAVQVILRAQSPLGGWRYHARPDCGQDTSVTAMVFVSLASARQAGILVPTETIDRVVSYLRDQVWNEKSGGFGYQGNGGGTLACTGGGAYAAQLCGMRDTEWVQAAIRYLENSPKIFNRKEIGHYYYAHYYAMQAMVQAGDEHYTKWYPQIRDSLISLQKPDGSWNEGTEEKPEAYPHKTPMAIIILGTPHRYIPVYQQ
- a CDS encoding sigma-70 family RNA polymerase sigma factor, with the translated sequence MGAEEYSQGSESGPVAGFSDLLTGEQDFLRALIRTIGVPASDVADVLQDANLYLVSHQGKYIPGTNFRAWAAQVVRFRSLNYFRSRKRRPMVNLSEQALDLIAGEVVLRFDETHSRLQKLGQCLAQLTEEQRQLLAAVYGKGISLKDLAHARRSSHAAVRKTVSRIRQALKACIESRPED